The proteins below come from a single Candidatus Neomarinimicrobiota bacterium genomic window:
- a CDS encoding KdsC family phosphatase, giving the protein MRALFMDVDGILTDGSIYIGPNDLELKRFTVEDGVGTALARQAELLLALISGRHSEATTVRARQLQIDDVYQGCKNKLEPFEILLGKFNLRAHEVAYIGDSLVDLPVMERVGVPVSVPNAHPLVKKVAVHITKRSGGQGVLREVV; this is encoded by the coding sequence GTGAGGGCGCTATTCATGGATGTGGATGGTATCCTTACGGACGGTTCGATCTATATTGGGCCCAATGATTTAGAATTGAAGCGGTTCACCGTTGAGGACGGTGTGGGCACAGCCCTGGCTCGACAGGCTGAGCTTCTCCTGGCTTTAATCTCGGGGCGCCATTCGGAAGCCACCACCGTTCGGGCCCGGCAGCTCCAAATTGACGACGTTTATCAAGGCTGCAAGAATAAGCTGGAACCATTTGAGATACTACTGGGTAAATTTAATCTGCGGGCCCACGAAGTAGCCTACATCGGGGACAGCCTGGTGGACTTACCGGTCATGGAACGGGTGGGGGTACCGGTAAGTGTGCCGAATGCCCACCCGCTGGTTAAGAAGGTGGCCGTTCATATCACCAAGCGTTCCGGTGGACAGGGAGTTTTGAGGGAAGTTGT